A single window of Jiangella alkaliphila DNA harbors:
- a CDS encoding alpha-amylase family protein has product MSRRRRAAGDLWWKNAVVYCLDVQTFLDTDGDGCGDLAGLTERIDYLDGLGVTCLWLMPFYPSPERDDGYDIVDFYGIDERLGTLGAFVEMVRTAQDRGIRVIVDFVLNHTSHRHPWFVSARKGRDAPFHDFYVWSDEKPEDKPSDLVFPGEERSTWAWDDQAQQWYYHRFYTEQPDLNTANPAVRDEIAQVAGFWLALGLAGFRVDAVPFMMEESDRATAGRQEPHELIRDLRAYLARRRGDAVLLGEVNLPPKQALEFFGETGDELTMAFDFTVNQALYLSLVREDAAPLGKALKAQPELPDDCQRVNFVRNHDELSLDQLTNKERAEVFAALGPDPDVQLYGRGIRRRLPSMLDGDERRIRLVYSLMFSLPGTPALFYGEEIGMSENLDIEGRLSVRSPMQWSGERHAGFSPAPDGARLARPLPADVSVNVEAQRRDPDSLLNWMERLIRRRKECPELGWGRLALLEASGPVLAHRCDWQDRTIVAAHNLTGSKATVRLPGDDGWERLVDQFGTDDAAPGEELELEPYGHRWFRPG; this is encoded by the coding sequence GTGAGCCGGCGGCGCCGCGCGGCCGGCGACCTGTGGTGGAAGAACGCCGTCGTCTACTGCCTGGACGTGCAGACCTTCCTGGACACCGACGGCGACGGCTGCGGCGACCTCGCGGGGCTGACGGAGCGGATCGACTACCTCGACGGACTCGGCGTGACCTGCCTGTGGCTGATGCCGTTCTACCCGTCGCCCGAACGCGACGACGGCTACGACATCGTCGACTTCTACGGCATCGACGAGCGGCTCGGCACGCTCGGGGCGTTCGTCGAGATGGTGCGGACGGCGCAGGACCGCGGCATCCGGGTCATCGTCGACTTCGTGCTCAACCACACGTCGCACCGCCACCCGTGGTTCGTCTCCGCGCGCAAGGGCCGCGACGCCCCGTTCCACGACTTCTACGTGTGGAGCGACGAGAAGCCCGAGGACAAGCCGTCCGACCTCGTCTTCCCCGGCGAGGAGCGGTCGACCTGGGCCTGGGACGACCAGGCGCAGCAGTGGTACTACCACCGCTTCTACACCGAGCAGCCCGACCTGAACACCGCCAACCCGGCGGTCCGCGACGAGATCGCGCAGGTCGCCGGGTTCTGGCTGGCACTGGGGCTGGCCGGGTTCCGCGTCGACGCCGTGCCGTTCATGATGGAGGAGTCCGACCGGGCGACCGCCGGCCGGCAGGAGCCGCACGAGCTGATCCGCGACCTGCGCGCCTACCTCGCCCGCCGCCGCGGCGACGCGGTGCTGCTGGGCGAGGTGAACCTGCCGCCGAAGCAGGCGCTGGAGTTCTTCGGCGAGACCGGCGACGAGCTGACCATGGCCTTCGACTTCACCGTCAACCAGGCGCTGTACCTGTCGCTGGTGCGTGAGGACGCGGCGCCGCTGGGCAAGGCGCTGAAGGCGCAGCCGGAGCTGCCCGACGACTGCCAGCGGGTGAACTTCGTCCGCAACCATGACGAGCTGTCCCTGGACCAGCTCACGAACAAGGAACGCGCCGAGGTGTTCGCCGCGCTCGGCCCGGACCCGGACGTGCAGCTGTACGGACGGGGGATCCGGCGGCGGCTGCCGAGCATGCTCGACGGCGACGAGCGGCGGATCCGGCTGGTGTACTCCCTGATGTTCTCGCTGCCCGGCACGCCGGCGCTGTTCTACGGCGAGGAGATCGGCATGTCCGAGAACCTCGACATCGAGGGCCGGCTCAGCGTGCGCTCGCCGATGCAGTGGTCGGGCGAGCGGCACGCCGGCTTCTCGCCGGCCCCCGACGGCGCCCGGCTGGCGCGGCCGCTGCCGGCGGACGTCTCGGTGAACGTGGAGGCGCAGCGGCGCGATCCGGACTCGCTGCTGAACTGGATGGAGCGGCTGATCCGGCGGCGCAAGGAGTGCCCGGAGCTGGGCTGGGGCCGGCTGGCGCTGCTCGAGGCGTCCGGGCCCGTCCTGGCGCACCGCTGCGACTGGCAGGACCGCACGATCGTCGCCGCCCACAACCTCACCGGGTCGAAAGCGACGGTGCGGCTGCCCGGCGACGACGGCTGGGAACGGCTGGTCGACCAGTTCGGCACCGACGACGCCGCGCCCGGCGAGGAGCTCGAGCTGGAGCCGTACGGCCACCGCTGGTTCCGCCCGGGCTGA
- a CDS encoding Xaa-Pro dipeptidyl-peptidase, with product MALRGHRTRAGAALAAAGICTAALLTAHGAATAAPAPAPAPAPAEPAFVDGLAQPVFTGPFIRHELWVETEFDTDGDGELDRMHVDVTRPAETDGAGLDVPVVYESSPYYSGTASTDRRFFWNVNVELGAQPPLRTSPDNLPEAARAPGGTSPVISSSMINTWVPRGFAVVHSESPGSGLSEGCPTVGGPNESLAPKAVVDWLNGRARGFTSADGGEEVTAYWSTGRVGMTGTSYNGTLPLAAATTGVEGLEVIIPVAPNTSYYHYYRSNGLVRSPGGWLGEDVDYLFDYINSGDLETRQYCRDTVRDVMQAEHDRVTGDYNDFWAGRDYLNQLDDVHAAVLMAHAFNDWNVVPEHSVRISEALEEKGLTVHEYFHQGGHGGNPPTDMMNRWFSQYLYGQDNGIEDDTNTAFVLRNELGGSTLTPYADYPNPAAATATLNLQAGGADAGGLTSLALADDATETLVDAGANACNAGLLATTPSANRLLYSTPTLTENVHLSGVTEVTVRLAASKARANLSVALVRLPWTGDSACASTTQRPTTSVITRGWADPLNRDSLTEEQPLTPGRFVDVTVPLQPDDQVIPAGSRIGLMIWSTDAEFTLRPQPGTELSVDLAGTTVALPVVGGPLALPICAAEDTRATVVIDGVDTGVPNIGLAGTCTVNDHVLDEEDWPNHGAFVRHTTQLADQLVAAGLIGGRDRGVLVRAAAQSDVG from the coding sequence ATGGCCCTGCGCGGACACCGGACCAGAGCCGGCGCGGCACTCGCCGCCGCCGGCATCTGTACCGCCGCCCTGCTCACCGCCCACGGCGCAGCGACCGCCGCCCCAGCGCCCGCACCGGCGCCCGCGCCCGCGGAGCCCGCGTTCGTCGACGGGCTCGCGCAGCCGGTCTTCACCGGACCGTTCATCCGGCACGAGCTGTGGGTCGAGACCGAGTTCGACACCGACGGCGACGGCGAGCTGGACCGCATGCACGTCGACGTCACGCGCCCGGCCGAGACTGACGGCGCCGGCCTGGACGTGCCGGTCGTCTACGAGTCCAGCCCGTACTACTCCGGCACGGCGAGCACCGACCGGCGGTTCTTCTGGAATGTCAACGTCGAGCTGGGCGCCCAGCCGCCGTTGCGCACGTCGCCGGACAACCTGCCCGAGGCAGCGCGGGCGCCGGGCGGCACCAGCCCGGTCATCTCGTCGAGCATGATCAACACCTGGGTGCCGCGCGGGTTCGCCGTCGTCCACTCCGAGTCGCCCGGCAGCGGCCTGTCCGAGGGCTGCCCGACCGTCGGCGGGCCGAACGAGTCGCTGGCGCCGAAGGCGGTCGTCGACTGGCTCAACGGCCGCGCCCGCGGCTTCACCAGCGCCGACGGCGGCGAGGAGGTGACGGCGTATTGGTCGACCGGCCGCGTCGGCATGACGGGGACGTCGTACAACGGGACGCTCCCGCTGGCCGCCGCGACCACCGGCGTCGAGGGCCTCGAGGTGATCATCCCGGTCGCGCCGAACACGTCGTACTACCACTACTACCGGTCCAACGGCCTGGTGCGCAGCCCGGGCGGCTGGCTCGGCGAGGACGTCGACTACCTGTTCGACTACATCAACAGCGGCGACCTGGAGACGCGGCAGTACTGCCGCGACACCGTCCGCGACGTCATGCAGGCCGAGCACGACCGCGTCACCGGCGACTACAACGACTTCTGGGCCGGCCGCGACTACCTGAACCAGCTCGACGACGTGCACGCGGCGGTGCTGATGGCGCACGCGTTCAACGACTGGAACGTCGTGCCCGAGCACAGCGTCCGCATCTCCGAGGCGCTCGAGGAGAAGGGCCTCACCGTCCACGAGTACTTTCACCAGGGCGGACACGGCGGCAACCCGCCCACCGACATGATGAACCGCTGGTTCTCGCAGTACCTCTACGGCCAGGACAACGGCATCGAGGACGACACGAACACCGCGTTCGTCCTGCGCAACGAGCTCGGCGGCAGCACGCTGACCCCGTACGCCGACTACCCGAACCCGGCGGCCGCGACGGCGACGTTGAACCTGCAGGCCGGCGGCGCGGACGCGGGTGGCCTCACGTCGCTGGCGCTGGCCGACGACGCCACCGAGACGCTGGTCGACGCCGGCGCGAACGCCTGCAACGCGGGCCTGCTGGCGACGACGCCGTCGGCGAACCGGCTGCTGTACTCGACGCCGACGCTGACGGAGAACGTCCACCTGTCCGGTGTGACGGAGGTGACGGTGCGCCTGGCGGCCTCGAAGGCGCGGGCGAACCTGTCCGTCGCGCTGGTGCGGCTGCCGTGGACCGGCGACTCCGCCTGCGCGTCGACCACGCAGCGGCCGACGACCAGCGTCATCACCCGCGGCTGGGCCGACCCGCTGAACCGCGACTCCCTGACGGAGGAGCAGCCGCTCACGCCGGGCCGGTTCGTCGACGTGACGGTGCCGCTGCAGCCGGACGACCAGGTGATCCCGGCCGGTTCGCGGATCGGGCTGATGATCTGGTCGACGGACGCGGAGTTCACGCTGCGCCCGCAGCCGGGCACCGAGCTGTCCGTCGACCTCGCCGGCACGACGGTCGCGCTGCCGGTCGTCGGCGGGCCGCTGGCGCTGCCGATCTGCGCCGCCGAGGACACCCGCGCCACCGTCGTCATCGACGGCGTCGACACCGGCGTCCCGAACATCGGCCTGGCCGGCACCTGCACCGTCAACGACCACGTTCTCGACGAGGAGGACTGGCCGAACCACGGCGCGTTCGTCCGGCACACGACCCAGCTGGCCGACCAGCTGGTCGCCGCCGGGCTGATCGGCGGCCGGGACCGTGGCGTGCTGGTCCGCGCGGCCGCGCAGTCCGACGTCGGCTAG